The Xiphophorus hellerii strain 12219 chromosome 7, Xiphophorus_hellerii-4.1, whole genome shotgun sequence nucleotide sequence AAGTAACTGTTACTTCATGGTGCACTGGAGCAAATGAGCTATAACATAACTGTCGAAATGTCATTATCTTAACACATATTACacaaacttttatatatatatatatatatatatatatatatatatatatatatatatatatacagtatatatatatatatttgcattatTAAATTACAGcatctaatatatatatatatatatatatatatatatatatatatatatatatatatatatatatatatatatatatataataatgcAAATGATAAATGGCTTATATTTTATGAACTGTGAATAATTCTAATGCACTTATATTTCACTGATctatgtctgttttgttttattttatggccACACGTTTGCATGATTTATGTATTGCATTCTGATTGATCTGCAGTGTTATTTATTAGATAATGTGACGTTCCTGGTAACATTCTGTCATACAGTGAGTTTAAACAACTTATTATTGGCTTATTAATTACACACATCTTAAATTGCAACATATGCAGCCAAGGAcggtcaatttaaaaaaaacaaacaaacatggaagTGATTTTTCACTTACAAAGAAAACccataagaaaaaaagattcagCCTTTGAACCCATAAAACCTgaggctggttctgttcagaaAGTTATTGTGAATTTAAACCCACAAATTCTGGCTTGCAAGCTTCTATTTAGGTGACATGAAGATAGAAAAGGCCATATGGAAAGAAAAGCCGCTCAGGGAGGAAGAGGTAACACTCACTGTCGGTGTCGCTGATGCCGCTGTCGCTGACGCTCgcgctgctcctcctcttcacCGTCTTCAGGTGCTCGTCGTACCTGAAGTGTCGCTTCTCCACGGGCGACGTGAAGTCTTCTATTACCGCGTCGAACTCGCACAGGACGTCGCTCAGGTCCTCCTCCTTGGCGAACTTCCCTGCAAAACGGAGGAGGCAGCAGCTGTCACTTCTACAGTTCAGGTCATTATTATACATGAAACCCTCCGACCAGGTGGCAGAGGGGCACGAAGCTAGAGGTAATAAGAGTGgcagtaaataataaaaatggacCTACCTGGAGTCTTCAGTTTCGGGGACTTCATGATGCCACCAGTCGGGTTTTAGAATATCCGGAAACTTCCTAAAACTGTCCGTATAATAAAATATCTCAGTCTGTCCCAGCGAGGAACGGTGACGCTCTGATGCTCTGCGAGTATAACCCCTCAGGCCGAGGACTGGCGCTTTTAAACGAGCCCGACTCGAAGGGGGCGGCGCGTGTGCGTCTGAGTGTTCATGTTGGCGCGCGTGACTAATAAAACTTTTCCCGGTTAAACTGCACCGCCTCCCtgtgcccccccccccctcaaaaAAGATGTTTGTAAACAACCGTGGTGTTAGCCGCCAAGAGGAGCAGTAATGCTCATGTTCTTCTGATGAGGATCCAGTTGCTGTGTCACCAGGCAGACCATAATACCCAGTGACCACACGGACATACAAGAACCAGCATCATCTTCAGTCATATCTGGGGGTTATTAAGGGATCAGGCGCTAATATCAAATATTATAACGTGCTATTATTATCCTAAGGCGCTATGCCAGGCGGGAAATAAAGGTAATACAGCCTTGGGAAAACGAAGTAAGTACACTGATTCCATCTAAGGGAAAAAATAGCAGCCATGTAAAAACAtcctaatttgttttttgttgttgtgttttttgttttgttttgttttttacttgttCTATGAAATGTAGACCAAAAATAATTCTGGGTTCTTTTAATACAACCAGGTTAGGTTATGAGTTTGATGGATGGTTTCACAATACAGTTTGTTAAATTAACTACTTTGACTAATGTTAAGATAGTAAATGAGTATGTTGAATGAGACTTAAATTTGTATGGGACTTGGGTTAAAATTAacgttttttttatattctatataaaaaatatgaaaatgcaaaataaatagaCAACATATTTTCTAATAACATTTCTACAGAAAACTGAAGTTTTACAACCTTGTTTATATGTCATGCGTAGCCGTTGTATATTAACTTTACGACCAATTTTCTGGTCACAGTTATTATTGAGCATAATAGTAGCTTAATAAAAGGTCAATTTTATGTCAACTAACATCAACAAAAACCCCTTAATTCACTTCTTTTGTCTCTTATTGTAGCAGAGACATGTCATAGTGCAGACAGTTTGTAGAAAACTGAACAAGTAAAAGACTGAATGCTATCAGCTAAGCTGACTTCgactgttttgaaatataaatacaaaaatgagaATCTATTTGACGGTCTTAATTGCTAAGATTAGATAAAGTGGGTGGTTTCCTCAAACTAGTTGTTAGCCTTCCACCACGTTcttctatttatttcaaattcacAGCAATTTGACATCTGCCAAATAAAGATAAGAGAATGATTATGACCTGACAGGACTTGAATTCAGAAAATAGAAGTAATTTACAGGATATAGAAAGCATAAAACTGTTTCCTCAGACAAACATCTCCTAAGTCTTGCTGTTTTTGCAGAGTTCGTGCCTTCATTATCTCTGAGCTTAATAATTGTGAGACAGGTTCATGTACCTGGCGGGGAGTTTTGGCCAAATCTGTGAGCAAAACCAAGCTTATGCTGCCATCTGCCGGCAGAACATCAAAGCTGACAAGACCAGCAACTAAAGACCAACTTCCGAACCAAACCTGAAAGGTTTAGACACTTCGAAGTCGAATAGTTTAAATCGAAGCTAGTCGAAGACTGAGGTGAAATGCTGGACGCACTTAAATCCAATGGACAGGCGTAAAAACTTTTCTGAGGCCACTACACATTTTACAAGCTAGTCACAATGTCTTCCGAGTTTGTTTTCATccctaatttttttaatcagtcagTAGAaatactactgctactactcaGAGGAGATTACTTGGTTGTTTCTTAAGATGCCACACGTGATGCGCTCCATGTTCAGGGCTTATTCGAGTCTCACTTTGATTAATCAGTGAGgttgacactaaatacacaaaGCCAGGaatcatatttattaaaacataataaattacaCATCTACTTACATATATACATTACTTCCATTCCATTTCCTATTGTATTTGTaagcctatatatatatatatatatatatatatatatatatatatatatatatatatatatatatatatatatatatatatattgcaaacatacaaaaaagtGATGTCTAATTTGTGTTATATCTCATGAGGGAAGATGACGTAACAGTTATACTGACATCTAGTGGTCAGGAGAGAGTTTGCTAATAACTTCCAGTCAAGTTTTCTAACGAGAAATGATatagaaattggttaaataaaatgtaaattctaaaaatatcttgaaaaaGTTGTGTCTGTTGTCATATGTTTGTATCAGatttttgcttctctttttctttttgtttttatttgaagaagtTAGTTTgtggattatttgtttttgcattgtggTCATCCAGTTGATCAGATCTATAAATGCTGAACTACTTTACCAAACAGTATACTTTTCTTCTGGTTACTTATTTTACAGGAAATACTTTAACATAGTGCTGAAAGATGTGCTGCACACATGTATATTACATTTACCCTGTTACATCTGGGAAgattaacttttctttttttaacaaactcttttcttatttcactgcaacaaatacatttcatatTAAATGCTGGATccagatgcaaataaatataaaaaacatttcttattttaaatcttgTGATCTGAAGATGATGAACGACTCGGTGTTGGTATGAGATCTCAATAAATTACGTTaatgtttgtggctgtaaagGGACAAAACTGTAACATGTTCCAGGGTTGGTAATAATTCTGCATGTCTGCCTCTACattctaaacatttatttagtgttTCCCCGTGTTTTCACGAGCATGTCACTCAAAGTCGCAGCCGAGAAGCTCTAGTCTCATGGTGATGGAGTTCCACCATCGTTTGGGGACGACTCGGATAAAGCGAGTGAAGATGGGAGGATAGATGTAGTTCCTCGCGTGGCTGTTGTTGTTTGAGTTTCCGTCAAACATCTAGATGTGtgtatgagagagagagagagagagagagagagagagaaagtctTTCAACATCAAGGAAAGCTTCAGTCCGAGAAAACATACCTGCGCTATTTTCATCGACTCACCTTTACAGTTACATCATCATCGTCCATGTAGTACGTCCAGTGTATCCCATTGTCACTGTACTGCAGGGCGTACTTGATGACATACATCTCCTTCATCATAGACTTGGCTCCCTGTGTTATGATGCCTGTGATCTTCTTAATGCGAGGCAGTTCCACCTGGAGCCACTGGTTCATGTCACTGTGCTGAGTAAAACATAGCACAAGGacattgtgaaatatttgacatattttccaTGGCATTACCCAATTTATGTCTACtcagaattaaaacaatttttattggaagttttttcattttgtcacatgacaACAAGtgatttcaatgcattttattgggattctaTATAAAAGACCAACATGCAGAAGTGCATAAGTGTGAAGTGTCAAAATCCATTACTAGTGATTAGATAAAATCAGATACAATTCCTCCAGGACTGAAATGTCTCCAGTGATTACTACCTTAGCTCTCCATGCGTTGATGGAACCATGCTTGTTGAGGCGACTGAGAGAGGCTTTCCAGTGTCCACTGAACCAGCTGGTTTCCTCAGAGCTGGCTGTGATGCGTCTGTCCTCTATCAGCCCGCTCTCCATCCCCAAAGGCACGGAGCAGCCTGAACATAGACAGGCATAATCTTTCAATGCTTTAGCCATTAGGTTAGCATGTAGCTGGTCGTGGAGTTCAAGGGGAGGTCAACTATTGATTATCTTTCCTTTTGAATTGCTCAAAGTAGCTTGCAGTGAATCATGCTTTTATGAAAAGTGCTGTGcatatatatttcaaaaaaatgtattggtGTGTTGATCCTCAACAATCTTTATGAAATACACAACTTTAAGGAGCAAAGTAATGTGCTCCTTACTTTGTAAAAGCCCTGGAGCTACAGTAAAACCAAGGAGAGCTTCACCTACGGTCATAGTGATTTGATTGGAGCTTGTGTCCAACAATCTGGAATCAGTGTAACTAAACTGTAACTGCAGACCAGTGAAGCTAATGCTGTGTGATGATGAGCACCATTTTGTAATTAAAAGCAGAACCAACTTTTCTTCATATGTACCTGAACCCTAACATGCGTATCTCAGATATGATGTATCTACATCATCTAGTTGTGATATAAAACAATCAGGCATTACATTATGACTactgaaaagtaaaacaagtaacACTTATCTTTTCATCATGGGACCTGCTCTGAGTGGCATAAAACAGGGAGCAagtcattgctttttttttttcgtccaCAAAAAACTAGACGCAGGAAAAATGAGCAAGTGTAGGTTTAACAAAGATCTGATTGTGATGGGTTGAATCCCTGATCACAGCATCTTCAACGTGACCCTCTTTGTTGGGTGTTCCTGTTCCTGGTCTACAGTTGTGGATGTCTTATCAAAAGTGGTCCAAGAAAAGAACAGTGGTCAATCGGGCGACAGGGCCTGTTTTGACATTGTAGATGTTGGAAGTGGTAAGCcaccaaaataagaaaaacatttgggtTCCTGAGTCCAGCTGTTGGAGATTACACCAAACACACAGCAAACCAAACTAGTATCTCTTTGACTTCCGTGCACATTAACTTGCTAAGCAAAAGTCTTACCGTCAAGCTCACAGCCGTAGAACTCCATGCGGATTGTTGCTGCGTTATTCCAGGTGATAGGGTGGAGCCTAATGAACCGTCCAATCAAAGGAGGAAAGaaggtgtttttctttgtctgagaGGCTTCCTCGTTTCCTTGAAACGTCTGAGTACACC carries:
- the rgcc gene encoding regulator of cell cycle RGCC isoform X2, whose protein sequence is MKSPKLKTPGKFAKEEDLSDVLCEFDAVIEDFTSPVEKRHFRYDEHLKTVKRRSSASVSDSGISDTDSADSLNRNSFSFSDERLNSPTAHSPATTSPPLMSPKPKLGDTKELEDFIADLDRTLESEC
- the rgcc gene encoding regulator of cell cycle RGCC isoform X1; its protein translation is MKSPKLKTPGKFAKEEDLSDVLCEFDAVIEDFTSPVEKRHFRYDEHLKTVKRRSSASVSDSGISDTDSADSLNRNSFSFSDERLNSPTAHSPATTSPPLMSPKPAKLGDTKELEDFIADLDRTLESM
- the rgcc gene encoding regulator of cell cycle RGCC isoform X3, translated to MKSPKLKTPGKFAKEEDLSDVLCEFDAVIEDFTSPVEKRHFRYDEHLKTVKRRSSASVSDSGISDTDSADSLNRNSFSFSDERLNSPTAHSPATTSPPLMSPKPKLGDTKELEDFIADLDRTLESM